In one Pseudomonas sp. SCA2728.1_7 genomic region, the following are encoded:
- a CDS encoding PatB family C-S lyase, with translation MTFDFDQVFDRHNTGSTKWSRYSAEVLPMWVADMDFAAPPVVIEALQQRLLHPLVGYSVAQDNLREAIVADLWNKYAWKVKPQELIFLPGVESGFNMALKALMQPQQNVVVQVPNYPPLRHAPGHWGLNKVELEFVAQADGTYATPLDVLRESLNGGGALLLSNPHNPIGKVFGREELQAVADICAAQDAWIISDEIHAELCFDGRVHIPTASLSPEIAQRTITLMSASKAYNIAGLKTSFMIIQDAALRERVNHARCGMVDSVNPLGMEATRVAYSDGAPWLAELKTYLQANRDWLVEAVRSRLPGVTINVPQGTYLAWLDCSALDLDNPQQFFLEQGKVGLSPGLDFGDQHQQFVRLNFGCPRSLLEEGIARMERALTHRNI, from the coding sequence ATGACTTTCGATTTTGATCAGGTATTCGACCGCCACAACACCGGCAGCACCAAGTGGAGCCGCTATTCGGCCGAGGTGTTGCCGATGTGGGTCGCTGATATGGATTTCGCCGCGCCGCCGGTGGTGATCGAGGCGCTGCAGCAACGCTTGCTGCACCCGTTGGTGGGCTACAGCGTGGCGCAGGACAACCTGCGTGAAGCCATCGTCGCCGACCTCTGGAACAAGTACGCCTGGAAGGTCAAACCGCAAGAGCTGATCTTCCTGCCGGGCGTCGAGTCCGGTTTCAACATGGCTTTGAAAGCGTTGATGCAGCCACAACAGAATGTCGTGGTGCAGGTGCCGAACTACCCGCCGCTGCGCCACGCGCCGGGGCATTGGGGGTTGAACAAGGTCGAGCTGGAGTTCGTCGCACAAGCCGACGGCACCTACGCCACCCCGCTGGACGTACTGCGTGAATCGCTGAACGGTGGCGGCGCGCTGTTGCTGAGCAACCCGCACAACCCGATCGGCAAAGTGTTTGGCCGTGAGGAACTGCAAGCGGTGGCGGATATCTGCGCGGCGCAGGATGCCTGGATCATCTCCGACGAGATCCACGCCGAGCTGTGTTTCGATGGTCGCGTGCATATTCCGACCGCTTCGCTGAGCCCGGAAATCGCCCAGCGCACGATCACCCTGATGTCGGCGAGCAAGGCGTACAACATCGCCGGGCTGAAGACGTCGTTCATGATCATCCAGGACGCCGCCCTGCGCGAGCGCGTCAACCACGCCCGCTGCGGCATGGTCGACAGCGTCAATCCGCTGGGCATGGAAGCGACCCGCGTGGCCTACAGCGACGGCGCGCCGTGGCTGGCCGAGTTGAAAACCTATCTGCAAGCCAACCGTGACTGGCTGGTTGAAGCGGTGCGCAGCCGGTTGCCGGGTGTGACCATTAATGTCCCGCAGGGCACGTACCTGGCGTGGCTGGATTGCTCGGCGCTGGATCTGGATAACCCGCAGCAGTTCTTCCTTGAGCAGGGCAAAGTGGGGCTCAGCCCAGGTCTGGACTTCGGCGATCAACACCAGCAATTCGTGCGCCTGAACTTCGGCTGCCCGCGCTCGTTGCTCGAAGAAGGCATCGCCCGCATGGAACGCGCGCTGACCCACCGCAACATTTAA
- a CDS encoding glucose 1-dehydrogenase: MTDYPKPPFPAQAQAVPGSQRKMEPYPDCGEQSYVGSGRLAGKIALITGADSGIGRAVAIAFAREGADVAVAYLNEHEDAKETARWVEQAGRQCLLLPGDIAQKSQCQALVDKTVERFGRIDVLVNNAAFQMTHETFEEIPDDEWVMTFDVNITAIFRLCQAAIKHMSAGASIINTSSVNSDMPKPTLLAYATTKGAIANFTGGLAQMLGPKEIRVNCVAPGPIWTPLIVSTMPDEEVQNFGGNTPLGRPGQPVEVAPIYVLLASDEASYITGQRYGVTGGKPML; the protein is encoded by the coding sequence ATGACCGACTATCCAAAACCACCCTTCCCCGCACAAGCCCAAGCCGTTCCAGGTTCGCAACGCAAAATGGAGCCCTATCCCGATTGCGGCGAGCAAAGCTATGTCGGTTCCGGGCGACTGGCCGGCAAGATCGCCCTGATCACCGGCGCCGACAGCGGCATCGGCCGCGCCGTGGCGATTGCCTTCGCCCGTGAAGGCGCCGACGTTGCGGTCGCCTATCTCAATGAACACGAAGACGCCAAGGAAACCGCGCGCTGGGTCGAACAGGCCGGGCGTCAGTGTCTGTTGCTGCCCGGTGATATCGCGCAGAAATCCCAGTGCCAGGCCTTGGTCGACAAAACCGTCGAGCGCTTCGGCCGTATCGACGTGCTGGTCAACAACGCCGCGTTCCAGATGACCCACGAAACCTTCGAGGAAATCCCCGATGACGAATGGGTGATGACCTTCGACGTCAATATCACCGCGATTTTCCGGTTGTGTCAGGCGGCGATCAAACACATGAGTGCCGGCGCGTCGATCATTAACACCAGTTCGGTCAATTCGGACATGCCCAAACCCACTCTGCTCGCCTATGCCACCACCAAAGGCGCGATCGCCAATTTCACCGGCGGTCTGGCGCAGATGCTCGGGCCGAAAGAGATTCGCGTGAACTGCGTGGCACCCGGACCGATCTGGACGCCGCTGATTGTCTCGACCATGCCCGATGAAGAAGTGCAAAACTTCGGCGGAAACACCCCGCTCGGCCGCCCCGGCCAACCGGTGGAAGTCGCGCCGATCTACGTGTTGCTCGCCTCAGACGAAGCCAGTTACATCACCGGCCAGCGCTATGGCGTGACCGGCGGTAAGCCGATGCTGTGA
- a CDS encoding cation:proton antiporter: protein MSFVVWVAVLGAVLLTLALTSSYLRWMPVTTSAVCLLLGIGIGPSGLDLLKLSLENASLWMEHLTEVAVLFSLFVCGLKLRLPLRDKRWRIAFGLAGPVMVLTIVGVCLLLHFGLSLPWGPSLLIGAILAPTDPVLAALVQVNDARDVDSVRFGLSGEAGLNDGVAFPFVILGLLLIHGDGSAAEWQGWVLRSLLWAVPAGLLTGYWMGRGIGRVTLSLRIHNDDSTLSPNDYLALSLIALAYVVAEAIGGYGFLSVFAAGLGLRQVEVKSTGAGQPPAEHLVQPVVGHQNVEPQHAVHGDTERLESSQVAAGIMMGDMLSFGSLVERAMEVFLVTLLGVVVVAHWDWRALLVGGVLFCLIRPACVALMPWGALLEGRQRLLIGWFGIRGIGSLFYLFYALNHGLTDTVASVCTDLTLSVVALSILLHGISTQPILARYEQHKKLKT from the coding sequence ATGAGTTTTGTCGTGTGGGTGGCGGTGCTCGGCGCCGTGCTGCTGACCTTGGCACTGACCTCGTCGTACCTGCGCTGGATGCCGGTGACCACCTCGGCGGTCTGCCTGCTGCTGGGGATCGGCATCGGCCCCAGTGGCCTCGATCTGCTGAAACTGTCGCTGGAAAACGCCTCGCTGTGGATGGAGCACCTGACGGAAGTCGCGGTGTTGTTTTCCCTGTTCGTCTGCGGCTTGAAGTTGCGTTTGCCCCTGCGCGACAAGCGTTGGCGGATTGCTTTTGGCCTCGCCGGACCGGTGATGGTGTTGACCATTGTCGGCGTTTGTCTGCTGCTGCACTTTGGCTTGAGCTTGCCGTGGGGACCGTCGCTGTTGATCGGCGCGATTCTGGCGCCGACCGACCCGGTATTGGCGGCGCTGGTGCAAGTCAACGATGCCCGGGATGTCGACAGTGTGCGTTTCGGCCTGTCGGGTGAGGCCGGGCTCAATGACGGGGTGGCCTTTCCTTTTGTGATTCTCGGCTTGTTGCTGATCCACGGGGACGGTTCTGCCGCCGAGTGGCAGGGCTGGGTCTTGCGCAGTTTATTGTGGGCGGTGCCTGCCGGATTGCTCACCGGTTACTGGATGGGCCGCGGTATCGGCCGCGTGACTTTGTCGCTGCGTATCCACAACGACGACAGCACGCTCAGCCCCAATGATTATCTGGCGTTGTCGTTGATTGCCCTAGCCTATGTCGTCGCCGAAGCCATCGGCGGTTATGGCTTCCTGTCGGTGTTCGCGGCCGGGCTGGGTTTGCGCCAGGTCGAAGTGAAATCCACTGGCGCCGGCCAACCGCCCGCCGAGCATCTGGTGCAACCGGTGGTCGGCCATCAAAACGTCGAACCGCAACACGCGGTGCACGGCGACACCGAACGACTGGAAAGCAGCCAGGTCGCCGCCGGGATCATGATGGGCGATATGTTGTCGTTCGGCAGTCTGGTCGAGCGTGCCATGGAAGTGTTTCTGGTGACCCTGCTCGGCGTAGTAGTGGTGGCGCACTGGGACTGGCGGGCGTTGCTGGTCGGCGGCGTGTTGTTCTGCCTGATCCGCCCGGCCTGCGTCGCGCTGATGCCGTGGGGCGCATTACTGGAAGGACGGCAACGGCTGTTGATCGGCTGGTTCGGCATTCGCGGGATCGGTAGCCTGTTCTATCTGTTTTATGCCTTGAATCACGGGCTGACCGACACCGTGGCCAGCGTGTGTACCGACCTGACCTTGTCGGTGGTGGCGCTGAGCATTTTGCTCCACGGGATCAGCACGCAACCGATCCTCGCTCGCTATGAGCAGCACAAGAAACTAAAAACCTGA
- a CDS encoding PAS domain-containing sensor histidine kinase encodes MSEKNKTAAIEEMRFRLLIDAVVDYAIYMIDPDGIITSWNSGAKRFKGYEEAEILGEHFSRFYTADDRAAGLPQRALDTAIREGRFEGEGWRVRKDGTNFWSHVVIDPIIDPSGKLLGFAKITRDLTDRKMAEETLKQSEQQFRLLVQGVTDYAIYMLSPEGRVSNWNQGAQRIKGYLPEEIIGQHFSIFYTPEDRELGEPQRALEIATREGRFENKSWRMRKDGTRFLAHVVVDAIRGDTGTLLGFAKITRDITEAHQAQQALEKTREALFQAQKMQAIGQLSGGIAHDFNNLLTVILGNLEIVQKRMGDDAKISRLLENATQGALRGVSLTQRMLAFARRQELKTESVDIAQLVQGITGLLRSSLGPGIRIDTRFPADLEPVLADTNQLELALLNLATNARDAMPDGGTVSITAEPQVVLELSDSDLPAGRYVCLSVIDSGEGMDEHTLASARDPFFTTKGLGKGTGLGLSMVHGFMEQLGGRFVLKSKKAQGTTAELWIPVAVEGMASKPLLPHAEPVTVPRLSVLVVDDDSLVLTSTSLLLEDLGHRVVSATSGAQALALFDQGEVIDLMITDMAMPQMSGAQLAHAVRLLKPDLPIILATGYAERLEGFAAQLPRLPKPFTQMNLVAIIAQSMK; translated from the coding sequence ATGAGCGAGAAAAACAAGACCGCGGCGATCGAAGAGATGCGTTTTCGTCTGCTGATCGATGCGGTGGTCGACTATGCGATCTACATGATCGATCCCGACGGCATCATCACCAGTTGGAACTCCGGCGCCAAACGCTTCAAGGGCTACGAAGAAGCGGAAATCCTCGGCGAGCATTTCTCTCGCTTTTATACCGCTGACGATCGCGCCGCCGGTCTGCCGCAACGGGCGCTCGATACCGCCATCCGTGAAGGGCGCTTCGAAGGCGAGGGCTGGCGGGTGCGCAAGGACGGCACCAATTTCTGGTCGCACGTGGTGATCGACCCGATCATTGATCCCAGCGGCAAGTTGCTCGGTTTCGCCAAGATCACCCGCGACCTGACCGACCGCAAAATGGCCGAGGAAACCCTCAAGCAAAGCGAGCAGCAATTCCGCTTGCTGGTGCAGGGCGTCACCGATTACGCGATCTACATGCTCAGCCCCGAAGGCCGGGTCAGCAACTGGAACCAGGGCGCCCAGCGGATCAAGGGCTATCTGCCGGAAGAAATCATCGGCCAGCACTTTTCGATCTTTTATACCCCCGAAGACCGCGAACTCGGCGAGCCGCAACGGGCGCTGGAAATCGCCACCCGCGAGGGCCGTTTCGAGAACAAGAGCTGGCGCATGCGCAAGGACGGCACACGGTTTCTCGCTCATGTGGTGGTCGATGCGATTCGTGGCGACACCGGCACATTGCTCGGTTTTGCCAAGATCACCCGCGATATCACCGAAGCCCATCAGGCCCAGCAGGCGCTGGAAAAAACCCGTGAAGCGCTGTTCCAGGCGCAGAAGATGCAGGCCATCGGTCAGCTCAGCGGCGGCATCGCCCATGACTTCAATAATCTGCTGACGGTGATTCTCGGCAATCTGGAAATCGTGCAAAAGCGCATGGGTGACGATGCGAAAATCAGCCGGTTGCTGGAAAACGCCACCCAAGGCGCACTGCGCGGTGTGTCACTGACTCAGCGCATGCTGGCGTTCGCCCGGCGTCAGGAACTGAAAACCGAGTCGGTCGATATTGCGCAATTGGTTCAGGGTATTACCGGGTTGTTGCGCAGTTCGCTGGGGCCGGGCATTCGCATCGATACGCGGTTTCCTGCAGATCTGGAGCCGGTGCTGGCGGACACCAATCAGCTGGAACTGGCCTTGCTCAACCTGGCAACCAACGCCCGCGACGCCATGCCCGACGGCGGTACGGTAAGCATCACTGCTGAACCGCAAGTGGTGCTCGAACTCAGTGATTCGGATCTACCGGCAGGTCGTTACGTTTGTCTCAGCGTGATCGACAGCGGGGAGGGCATGGATGAGCACACACTGGCCTCGGCCAGAGATCCGTTCTTCACCACCAAAGGCTTGGGCAAGGGCACCGGACTGGGATTGTCGATGGTCCACGGCTTCATGGAGCAACTGGGTGGGCGTTTCGTCCTCAAGAGCAAAAAGGCCCAGGGCACCACGGCTGAACTGTGGATTCCGGTGGCCGTCGAGGGCATGGCCAGCAAGCCGCTGCTGCCACACGCCGAGCCGGTGACGGTGCCACGACTCAGCGTGCTGGTGGTGGATGACGACTCGCTGGTGTTGACCAGCACCAGCCTGTTGCTCGAAGACCTCGGCCATCGGGTGGTCAGTGCCACGTCCGGGGCGCAGGCGCTGGCATTGTTCGATCAGGGTGAAGTCATCGACCTGATGATCACCGACATGGCCATGCCGCAAATGAGCGGCGCGCAACTGGCCCACGCAGTGCGCCTGCTCAAACCGGATCTGCCGATCATCCTGGCCACCGGTTACGCCGAGCGTCTGGAAGGTTTTGCTGCGCAACTGCCACGCTTGCCCAAGCCGTTCACGCAAATGAATCTGGTGGCGATCATTGCTCAATCGATGAAGTGA
- a CDS encoding ATP-dependent DNA helicase: MSYSIAVRALCEFTAKTGDLDLRFTPSPTALEGIAGHRTVASRRSEKYQSEVALEGEFLQLKVKGRADGYDPAQICLEEVKTYRGDLSKQPANHRQLHWAQAKIYGWLMCCKLELEQINLALVYFDIVSEKETCLVEAFSADTLKAFFDQQCTLFLQWAEQEMAHREARNLAAQQLAFPHADFRPGQRHLAESVFKAVSTGRCLMAQAPTGIGKTLGTLFPMLKALAPQQLDKVYFLTAKTPGRKLALDASQVLFDQSPALPLRVLEMVARDKACEHPDKACHGESCPLAQGFYDRLPAAREAASRLQLLDQAAMREVAAQHAVCPYYLSQEMARWVDVVIADYNYYFDFSAMLFGLAQLNQWKVAVLADEAHNLVERGRQMYSASLDQFTLGSVRKTAPAALKNSLQRINREWNALHAPQLAAYQAYDKAPEKLLQAISLCCAAIGDYLNDHPQGLDSALQNFYFDLLQFARVAELYDAHYLFDISKRDLERKKPLSQLCLRNVVPAAFIGPRLKAARSSVLFSATLSPRHYYADLLGTPADSVWIDVESPFCAEQLQVQIVSRISTRFNHRQASLEPIVELIARQFSERPGNYLAFFSSFDYLQQVASLLAERYPNITLWQQSRGMLEGARQAFLDQFTAHSQGVGFAVLGGAFGEGIDLPGARLIGAFIATLGLAQFNPVNEQLKYRMAAIFGAGYDYTYLYPGVQKVVQAAGRVIRTREDRGVVMLIDDRFAESRIKQLLPRWWAINHESAASQFAGLTHTSDHDNGW; encoded by the coding sequence TTGAGCTACAGCATTGCCGTGCGCGCACTGTGCGAGTTCACCGCCAAGACCGGCGACCTCGACCTGCGCTTCACCCCATCACCCACGGCGCTGGAAGGCATTGCCGGGCACCGCACCGTGGCCTCGCGGCGCAGCGAAAAGTATCAAAGCGAAGTGGCGCTGGAAGGCGAGTTTCTGCAATTGAAGGTCAAGGGCAGGGCGGACGGCTACGACCCGGCGCAAATCTGCCTGGAAGAAGTCAAAACCTACCGTGGCGACCTGAGCAAACAACCGGCCAATCACCGCCAGTTGCACTGGGCGCAGGCGAAGATCTACGGCTGGTTGATGTGCTGCAAACTCGAGCTTGAACAGATCAATCTGGCGCTGGTGTATTTCGATATCGTCAGCGAAAAAGAAACCTGTCTGGTCGAGGCGTTCAGCGCTGATACGTTGAAAGCGTTTTTCGATCAGCAATGCACGCTGTTCCTGCAATGGGCCGAACAGGAAATGGCCCATCGCGAGGCGCGCAATCTGGCCGCGCAACAACTGGCGTTTCCCCATGCGGATTTTCGTCCGGGACAGCGGCATTTGGCCGAGTCGGTGTTCAAGGCTGTCAGCACCGGGCGCTGCCTGATGGCCCAGGCACCGACCGGCATCGGCAAAACCCTTGGCACGCTGTTCCCGATGCTCAAAGCGCTGGCACCGCAGCAACTGGACAAGGTGTACTTCCTCACCGCCAAGACGCCGGGGCGCAAGCTGGCGCTGGACGCCAGCCAGGTATTGTTCGATCAGTCGCCAGCCTTGCCCTTGCGGGTGTTGGAAATGGTCGCCCGCGACAAGGCCTGCGAACACCCGGACAAAGCCTGCCACGGCGAATCCTGCCCGTTGGCCCAAGGCTTTTACGATCGCTTGCCCGCCGCCCGTGAAGCGGCCAGTCGACTCCAACTGCTCGATCAAGCGGCCATGCGCGAGGTCGCCGCGCAACACGCGGTGTGCCCGTATTACCTTAGTCAGGAGATGGCCCGTTGGGTCGACGTGGTGATCGCCGACTACAACTATTACTTCGACTTCAGCGCCATGCTCTTCGGTCTCGCCCAGCTCAACCAATGGAAAGTCGCGGTGCTGGCGGACGAGGCGCACAACCTCGTCGAGCGGGGCCGGCAGATGTACAGCGCCAGTCTCGATCAGTTCACCTTGGGCAGCGTGCGCAAAACCGCGCCGGCGGCGCTGAAAAATTCCCTGCAACGGATCAACCGTGAATGGAACGCCCTGCATGCGCCGCAACTGGCGGCCTATCAGGCTTACGACAAGGCGCCGGAAAAACTTCTGCAAGCGATCTCGTTATGTTGCGCGGCCATCGGCGATTACCTCAATGATCATCCGCAGGGTCTCGACAGCGCCTTGCAGAACTTCTATTTCGACTTGCTGCAATTCGCCCGGGTCGCGGAGCTGTACGACGCGCATTACCTCTTCGACATCAGCAAGCGTGACCTCGAGCGTAAAAAGCCGCTGTCGCAGTTGTGCCTGCGCAATGTGGTGCCGGCTGCATTTATCGGCCCGCGCTTGAAAGCGGCGCGCAGCAGCGTGTTGTTCTCCGCTACCCTCAGCCCGCGTCACTATTACGCCGATTTGCTCGGCACGCCTGCCGACAGCGTGTGGATCGACGTCGAATCGCCGTTTTGCGCCGAACAGTTGCAGGTGCAGATCGTCAGCCGCATCTCGACGCGCTTCAACCATCGGCAGGCCTCGCTGGAACCGATCGTCGAATTGATCGCGCGGCAGTTCAGCGAGCGTCCGGGCAACTATCTGGCGTTTTTCAGCAGCTTCGATTATCTGCAACAAGTGGCGTCGTTACTGGCCGAGCGCTATCCGAACATCACCCTGTGGCAGCAATCGCGGGGGATGCTCGAAGGCGCACGGCAGGCTTTCCTCGATCAGTTCACCGCGCACAGCCAGGGCGTCGGCTTTGCCGTGTTGGGCGGTGCGTTCGGCGAAGGCATCGATTTACCCGGTGCGCGGTTGATCGGCGCGTTCATTGCGACACTGGGGCTGGCGCAGTTCAATCCGGTCAACGAACAGCTGAAATACCGCATGGCGGCGATCTTCGGCGCCGGTTACGACTACACCTACCTGTACCCCGGCGTGCAGAAAGTCGTGCAGGCCGCCGGGCGGGTCATCCGTACCCGCGAGGATCGCGGCGTGGTCATGCTGATTGACGATCGCTTTGCCGAGAGCCGGATCAAACAGCTGCTGCCGCGTTGGTGGGCAATCAATCATGAGTCGGCCGCTTCCCAATTCGCCGGATTGACGCATACTTCCGATCATGACAATGGCTGGTGA
- a CDS encoding VRR-NUC domain-containing protein encodes MTANPLDDPFYYLNNFRQVLDWLDFRYADVMSETEHAFIRDFKTLPRASQGLLVRMVMRKGVHFRAGKLSYAEIGNIAEAAQPLLQRGWIDEHAPLALAELFDVLLKAEILQAFGAAIEQPKGRKDDWLPLLVEQFSEMRSLRDWAPLLDDRLFSLTIMDLCDRLRLMFFGNLYQDWSEFVLADLGIFTYEKVEFCADSRGLRSREDVDACLFLHNCQLRFEAGEPLEIIVAQVSALHFDNPWLQRRRGKVLFQIGQYCERITEFALALSIYRDCAYPGARLRMIRVLERSGEYSLALELATLAEQAPESAAEQQGLQRILPRVRRKLGGPPLKRVPARPVERLDLHLPRSDPALSVEYYVQAHLHDDDGPVHYVENSLINSLFGLLCWPAIFAPLPGAFFHPFQRGPVDLLNEDFQQRRAELFQACLSELDDGRYAETIRQRFIDKWGIQSPFVFWGALNETLLEQALACLPAEHLKHWFSRLLLDIKANRAGMPDLIQFWPQHKTYRMIEVKGPGDRLQDNQLRWLEFCHQHQMPVAVCYVQWAEQSA; translated from the coding sequence GTGACTGCCAATCCCCTCGACGACCCGTTCTATTACCTTAACAACTTCCGGCAAGTGCTTGATTGGCTTGATTTTCGTTATGCCGATGTAATGAGTGAAACGGAGCACGCGTTTATCCGCGACTTCAAGACCTTGCCCCGTGCATCGCAGGGATTACTGGTGCGCATGGTGATGCGCAAGGGCGTGCACTTTCGTGCCGGCAAACTCAGTTACGCTGAAATCGGTAACATCGCCGAGGCCGCGCAACCCTTGTTGCAGCGTGGCTGGATCGATGAACACGCGCCGCTGGCCCTCGCCGAGTTGTTCGACGTGTTGCTCAAGGCCGAAATTCTGCAAGCCTTCGGCGCCGCCATCGAACAGCCCAAGGGGCGCAAGGACGACTGGCTGCCGCTGTTGGTCGAACAGTTCAGTGAAATGCGCAGCCTGCGCGACTGGGCGCCACTGCTCGATGACCGGCTGTTCAGCTTGACCATCATGGACCTGTGCGACCGCTTGCGTCTGATGTTCTTCGGCAATTTGTATCAGGACTGGTCGGAATTCGTCCTCGCCGACCTGGGCATCTTCACCTATGAAAAAGTCGAGTTCTGCGCCGACTCGCGAGGCCTGCGCAGCCGCGAAGACGTCGACGCCTGCCTGTTCCTGCACAACTGCCAATTGCGTTTCGAGGCCGGCGAACCGCTGGAAATCATCGTCGCGCAGGTCAGCGCCTTGCACTTCGACAACCCGTGGCTGCAACGCCGGCGTGGCAAGGTGCTGTTCCAGATCGGCCAGTATTGCGAGCGCATCACCGAGTTTGCCCTGGCCCTGAGCATTTACCGCGACTGCGCCTATCCCGGTGCCCGTTTGCGCATGATTCGCGTGCTGGAACGCAGCGGCGAATACTCGTTGGCACTGGAGCTCGCCACGCTGGCCGAACAGGCGCCGGAAAGCGCTGCCGAGCAGCAAGGCCTGCAACGGATATTGCCAAGGGTGCGGCGCAAACTCGGCGGCCCGCCGCTCAAACGTGTGCCGGCCAGACCGGTCGAGCGTCTGGACCTGCACTTGCCGCGCAGTGATCCCGCGTTGTCCGTGGAGTATTACGTGCAGGCGCATCTGCACGATGACGACGGGCCGGTGCATTACGTGGAAAACAGCTTGATCAACTCACTGTTCGGCCTGTTGTGCTGGCCGGCGATTTTCGCACCGTTGCCCGGGGCATTCTTCCACCCGTTCCAGCGTGGCCCGGTGGACCTGCTCAACGAAGACTTCCAGCAACGCCGCGCCGAACTGTTCCAGGCGTGCCTGAGCGAACTCGACGACGGCCGCTATGCCGAGACCATTCGGCAGCGCTTCATCGACAAGTGGGGTATCCAGTCGCCATTCGTGTTCTGGGGCGCATTGAATGAAACGTTGCTGGAGCAAGCACTGGCCTGCTTGCCGGCCGAACACCTCAAGCACTGGTTCAGCCGCTTATTGCTCGACATCAAGGCCAACCGTGCCGGCATGCCTGATCTGATCCAGTTTTGGCCGCAGCACAAAACCTATCGAATGATTGAAGTGAAAGGCCCCGGCGATCGCTTGCAGGACAATCAACTGCGCTGGCTGGAGTTCTGCCATCAACACCAAATGCCGGTGGCCGTGTGTTACGTGCAATGGGCGGAGCAGAGCGCTTGA
- a CDS encoding YgdI/YgdR family lipoprotein, with amino-acid sequence MKIKSLGIPFAVVAALALAGCSTPTVVTLQNGTQYLTKDMPKTKTKDGFYEFEDISGAKVKVRADEVATVREED; translated from the coding sequence ATGAAAATCAAGTCACTGGGCATCCCTTTCGCCGTCGTTGCCGCGCTGGCACTGGCCGGTTGCTCGACCCCGACGGTGGTCACTCTGCAGAACGGCACCCAGTATCTGACCAAGGACATGCCGAAGACCAAAACCAAGGACGGCTTCTATGAGTTCGAGGATATTTCCGGGGCCAAGGTGAAGGTGCGTGCTGATGAAGTCGCGACCGTGCGCGAAGAAGACTGA